One stretch of Rathayibacter festucae DSM 15932 DNA includes these proteins:
- a CDS encoding thiolase family protein, producing the protein MAERSEVVFVDGVRTPFGRAGEKGMYWQTRADDLVVKAMIGLLERNPALPKECVDEVAIAATTQQGDQGLTLGRTAALLAGLPRSVPGYAIDRMCAGAMTSVTTTAGGIAFGAYDVVIAGGVEHMGRHPMGFNADPNPRFLSERLVGEEALNMGKTAEKIHDRFPQLTKSRSDHYALRSQQKLAEAYRNGDIQPDLIPVATRSAAGWGLATADEAPRPETTLEGLATLRTPFRPHGRVTAGNSSGLNDGAAVSLLASADAAKELGLPEKMRLVSFAFAGVEPEIMGIGPVPSTEKALKKAGLGIEDIGLFELNEAFAVQVLSFLDHFGIDDDDPRVNEYGGAIAIGHPLASSGVRLMIQLARQFEAHPEVRYGLTAMCVGLGQGGSVIWENPHFDGKRARRKGR; encoded by the coding sequence GTGGCCGAGAGATCCGAAGTCGTGTTCGTCGACGGAGTCCGTACTCCGTTCGGGCGAGCCGGTGAGAAGGGCATGTACTGGCAGACCCGGGCCGACGACCTCGTCGTCAAGGCCATGATCGGGCTGCTGGAGCGCAATCCCGCTCTGCCGAAGGAGTGCGTGGACGAGGTCGCCATCGCCGCGACCACCCAGCAGGGCGACCAGGGCCTGACCCTCGGCCGCACCGCCGCGCTCCTCGCGGGCCTGCCGCGCTCGGTCCCCGGCTACGCGATCGACCGGATGTGCGCGGGAGCGATGACCTCGGTCACCACGACCGCCGGCGGCATCGCCTTCGGCGCCTACGACGTCGTGATCGCCGGCGGCGTCGAGCACATGGGCCGCCACCCGATGGGCTTCAACGCCGACCCCAACCCGCGCTTCCTCTCCGAGCGCCTGGTCGGCGAGGAGGCCCTCAACATGGGCAAGACCGCGGAGAAGATCCACGACCGCTTCCCGCAGCTCACCAAGAGCCGCTCCGACCACTACGCCCTGCGCAGCCAGCAGAAGCTCGCCGAGGCCTACCGCAACGGCGACATCCAGCCCGATCTCATCCCCGTCGCCACCCGCAGCGCCGCCGGCTGGGGCCTCGCCACCGCCGACGAGGCGCCCCGCCCCGAGACCACGCTCGAGGGGCTGGCGACCCTGCGCACCCCGTTCCGCCCGCACGGCCGGGTCACCGCCGGCAACTCCTCCGGTCTCAACGACGGCGCCGCCGTCTCGCTGCTCGCCAGCGCCGACGCCGCGAAGGAGCTGGGCCTCCCCGAGAAGATGCGCCTGGTCAGCTTCGCCTTCGCCGGCGTCGAGCCCGAGATCATGGGCATCGGCCCGGTCCCCTCGACCGAGAAGGCGCTGAAGAAGGCCGGGCTCGGCATCGAGGACATCGGCCTCTTCGAGCTCAACGAGGCCTTCGCCGTGCAGGTGCTCTCCTTCCTCGACCACTTCGGCATCGACGACGACGACCCGCGGGTCAACGAGTACGGCGGCGCTATCGCGATCGGCCACCCGCTCGCCTCCTCGGGTGTCCGGCTGATGATCCAGCTCGCCCGCCAGTTCGAGGCGCACCCCGAGGTCCGCTACGGCCTGACCGCGATGTGCGTCGGTCTCGGCCAGGGCGGCTCGGTCATCTGGGAGAACCCGCACTTCGACGGCAAGCGCGCACGACGGAAGGGACGCTGA
- a CDS encoding ribonuclease D, giving the protein MTDYRVLSTPDEFLAAVDALAAGEGPVAVDAERASGFTYSQRAYLIQVYRRGAGAFLFDPPAIGRMDALQAVIGEEEWILHAASQDLACLREVGLDPVRIFDTELAARLLGLPKVGLGAVVEDLLGIHLAKEHSAADWSTRPLPQSWLVYAAKDVELLPDLRDRMAEMLVEARKTRIAREEFEATLARQPKPVPAEPWRRLSGMHALRGPRALAIARELWLTRDAFARERDIAPGRLIPDSSIIAVSRNVPTSLGQLSGRRDFTGRASRGEVERWWAAIERGQSTEDLPGPVRPAADTLPPPRAWGDRNPAADARLKAARAVVGEIAELLSLPVENLLTPELVRRLAWNPPEPLDRDSVAAELERAGARSWQIDATAGSLATAFVEAGQAPVEGTEPAS; this is encoded by the coding sequence GTGACTGATTACCGTGTCCTCTCCACCCCCGACGAGTTCCTCGCCGCGGTCGACGCCCTCGCCGCCGGCGAGGGTCCCGTCGCCGTCGACGCCGAGCGCGCCTCCGGCTTCACCTACTCGCAGCGCGCGTACCTGATCCAGGTCTACCGCCGCGGTGCCGGGGCGTTCCTCTTCGACCCGCCCGCGATCGGCCGGATGGACGCCCTCCAGGCCGTGATCGGCGAGGAGGAGTGGATCCTGCACGCCGCCAGCCAGGATCTCGCCTGCCTGCGCGAGGTCGGCCTCGACCCGGTGCGCATCTTCGACACCGAGCTCGCCGCGCGCCTGCTCGGCCTGCCAAAGGTCGGCCTCGGCGCCGTCGTCGAGGACCTGCTCGGCATCCACCTCGCCAAGGAGCACTCGGCCGCCGACTGGTCGACCCGCCCCCTCCCCCAGAGCTGGCTGGTCTACGCCGCGAAGGACGTCGAGCTGCTGCCCGACCTGCGCGACCGGATGGCCGAGATGCTCGTCGAGGCCCGCAAGACCCGGATCGCCCGCGAGGAGTTCGAGGCGACCCTGGCCCGGCAGCCCAAGCCGGTCCCGGCCGAGCCGTGGCGCCGCCTCTCCGGCATGCACGCCCTGCGCGGTCCGCGCGCCCTCGCCATCGCCCGCGAGCTCTGGCTGACCCGCGACGCCTTCGCCCGCGAGCGCGACATCGCGCCCGGCCGGCTGATCCCCGACTCCTCGATCATCGCCGTGTCGCGCAACGTCCCCACGAGCCTCGGCCAGCTCTCCGGCCGCCGCGACTTCACCGGCCGCGCCAGCCGCGGCGAGGTCGAGCGCTGGTGGGCCGCGATCGAGCGCGGTCAGAGCACCGAGGACCTGCCCGGCCCCGTCCGTCCCGCCGCCGACACCCTGCCGCCGCCGCGCGCCTGGGGCGACCGCAACCCGGCCGCCGACGCCAGGCTGAAGGCCGCCCGCGCCGTCGTCGGCGAGATCGCCGAGCTGCTCTCGCTCCCGGTCGAGAACCTGCTCACGCCCGAGCTGGTCCGCCGCCTCGCCTGGAACCCGCCGGAGCCGCTCGACCGGGACTCCGTCGCCGCCGAGCTGGAGCGCGCCGGCGCCCGCTCCTGGCAGATCGACGCCACCGCCGGCTCGCTCGCCACCGCGTTTGTGGAAGCCGGGCAAGCACCCGTCGAGGGCACGGAACCCGCTTCGTAG
- a CDS encoding DUF3000 domain-containing protein, translating to MPEFPAPSQLPEEFRAAVDSLRRATTRSELTVSEIASPAGLAPYAVALSGDVSPRAHGRDSELGTGRFILLYDPEEPEQWGGPFRVVCFAQAPLEVEIGTDPFLAEVAWSWLMDALEVRGAFYTAASGTATKVLSTGFGELAAQGDGAQIEIRASWSPEDAQLAPHVEGWGELLCMLAGLPPVSGDGVTSLAFRRNNRD from the coding sequence GTGCCCGAATTCCCAGCGCCGTCCCAGCTCCCGGAGGAGTTCCGCGCCGCGGTCGACTCCCTGCGCCGGGCGACGACCCGCTCCGAGCTCACCGTCTCCGAGATCGCCTCGCCCGCCGGACTCGCGCCGTACGCCGTCGCCCTCTCCGGCGACGTCTCGCCGCGCGCCCACGGCCGCGACTCCGAGCTGGGCACCGGCCGGTTCATCCTGCTCTACGACCCCGAGGAGCCCGAGCAGTGGGGCGGTCCCTTCCGCGTCGTCTGCTTCGCCCAGGCTCCCCTCGAGGTCGAGATCGGCACCGACCCCTTCCTCGCCGAGGTCGCCTGGTCGTGGCTGATGGACGCGCTCGAGGTCCGCGGCGCCTTCTACACCGCCGCCTCCGGCACCGCGACCAAGGTCCTCTCGACCGGCTTCGGCGAGCTCGCCGCCCAGGGCGACGGCGCGCAGATCGAGATCCGGGCCTCCTGGAGCCCCGAGGATGCGCAGCTCGCTCCCCACGTGGAAGGCTGGGGGGAGCTGTTGTGCATGCTCGCGGGCCTCCCGCCCGTATCGGGCGACGGTGTGACCTCGCTCGCCTTCCGACGGAACAACCGTGACTGA
- a CDS encoding alpha/beta hydrolase family protein, which produces MLEARRHAAESAHTGVVLAAVLAAPVLAALTALGGAALGTAFLRGVVTPPARRAQDVRVLAVRPGVHEIELSASVDTAVRGGFSLWFDHGRGHARIGRLLATGQGRVVRELGAVDRGTLRPGARGRLNGWLLLSPRETGLPFTAEEVPTQFGAAPAWLFPAEGDGGVWAIHVHGRATTREETLRGMAAFHRAGLTSLVVSYRNDGDAPESPDRRYALGETEWRDVDAAIRFAERRGARRVVLVGWSMGGAIVLQTALRSSRRDLIAGLVLDSPVIDWRVTLRKQARLNRIPAPIAALALTAMQRPWSAALTGQSSHVPLAAMDLVERAAELTVPVLLLHSVDDDFVPSGPSEALAAARPDLVELVLFHGAGHTRLWNDDPELWEASVERWLAERALSRSGSSARR; this is translated from the coding sequence ATGCTCGAAGCCCGCAGGCACGCCGCGGAGAGCGCGCACACCGGTGTCGTCCTCGCCGCGGTCCTCGCGGCCCCCGTTCTCGCGGCCCTGACGGCCCTGGGCGGCGCCGCCCTCGGGACGGCCTTCCTCCGCGGGGTGGTCACTCCGCCCGCCCGGCGCGCGCAGGACGTCCGGGTGCTCGCCGTCCGGCCGGGGGTGCACGAGATCGAGCTCTCCGCCTCCGTCGACACCGCGGTCCGCGGCGGCTTCAGCCTCTGGTTCGACCACGGGCGCGGGCACGCGCGGATCGGGCGGCTGCTCGCGACCGGGCAGGGCCGGGTCGTGCGGGAGCTCGGCGCCGTCGATCGCGGAACCCTGCGGCCCGGCGCCCGCGGGCGGCTGAACGGCTGGCTGCTGCTGTCCCCGCGCGAGACCGGGCTGCCGTTCACCGCCGAGGAGGTGCCGACGCAGTTCGGCGCGGCTCCCGCCTGGCTCTTCCCGGCCGAGGGGGACGGCGGCGTCTGGGCGATCCACGTGCACGGCCGCGCGACGACGCGCGAGGAGACGCTGCGCGGGATGGCCGCGTTCCACCGGGCGGGGCTCACCTCGCTGGTCGTCTCGTACCGCAACGACGGCGACGCTCCGGAGAGCCCGGACCGGCGCTACGCGCTGGGGGAGACGGAGTGGCGCGACGTCGACGCCGCGATCCGGTTCGCCGAGCGTCGCGGCGCGCGCCGGGTCGTGCTCGTCGGCTGGTCGATGGGCGGTGCGATCGTGCTGCAGACCGCGCTGCGCTCGAGCCGCCGCGACCTGATCGCGGGGCTGGTGCTCGACTCGCCGGTGATCGACTGGCGGGTGACCCTGCGGAAGCAGGCGCGGCTGAACCGGATCCCGGCGCCGATCGCGGCGCTCGCGCTCACGGCGATGCAGCGGCCGTGGTCGGCCGCGCTGACCGGCCAGAGCAGTCACGTCCCGCTGGCGGCGATGGACCTGGTCGAGCGGGCCGCCGAGCTGACCGTGCCGGTCCTGCTGCTGCACAGCGTCGACGACGACTTCGTGCCGAGCGGCCCCTCCGAGGCCCTGGCGGCGGCGCGGCCCGATCTGGTCGAGCTCGTGCTCTTCCACGGGGCC